One stretch of Rhodoferax lithotrophicus DNA includes these proteins:
- a CDS encoding multicopper oxidase family protein: protein MPRRSVLATLSTLPWLGSAWAQGTMAHDMSAMSHAVPGGAVAATVLAPVEAIAAGAPLAVLKKLVNTSPQPGLFRATLRAAPVSLAVLQDGTPTEFWAYNNSLPGPLIEVMEGDTVEIEFINALSQPSTIHWHGLPVPPEQDGNPQDAVPAGGRRVYRFKLPLNCAGTYWYHPHPHGFTAEQVYRGLAGLFIVRTKNDPLKSIPERHLVCSDLKLGADGRIAANDMNDEMNGREGQFALVNAQRQPVLTFDAGGRERWRIWNANSARYLRLSLPGARFTLVGTDGGLLGKPVTGLTELQMTAAERIEVIVEAPAGGGVVGLVTEPVERGKMGEVSPEHPITLLNVDFSAVKPERLAALPKLPGSLRRIQPLGAAKAKKRVVFSEEMSMAGGVHSMKFLVNGQNFDMQRVDFTSRIHEVELWEIVNQSDMDHPFHIHGTQFQVLERELDGQVTPEPLLAWRDMVNTRSGEIVRVKLVQRHKGLRMFHCHILEHENAGMMGQVQVI from the coding sequence ATGCCACGCCGCTCCGTGCTGGCGACCCTGTCTACCTTGCCCTGGCTGGGCAGCGCCTGGGCACAAGGCACGATGGCCCATGACATGTCGGCCATGTCCCATGCCGTGCCTGGTGGCGCAGTAGCAGCCACGGTGCTGGCCCCGGTCGAAGCGATTGCCGCCGGTGCGCCTTTGGCGGTGCTGAAAAAACTCGTCAACACCAGCCCCCAGCCAGGGCTGTTTCGCGCCACTTTGCGTGCTGCGCCGGTATCGCTGGCAGTGCTGCAAGACGGCACCCCCACCGAGTTCTGGGCTTACAACAACAGCCTGCCCGGCCCGCTGATCGAGGTGATGGAGGGCGACACGGTAGAGATTGAATTCATCAACGCCTTGTCGCAGCCGAGCACCATCCACTGGCATGGCTTGCCGGTACCGCCGGAGCAAGACGGCAACCCGCAGGACGCGGTGCCTGCAGGTGGGCGGCGCGTCTATCGCTTCAAACTGCCGCTGAACTGTGCCGGCACTTACTGGTATCACCCGCACCCACATGGCTTCACCGCCGAGCAGGTCTACCGCGGACTGGCGGGCTTGTTCATCGTGCGGACCAAGAACGACCCGCTTAAAAGCATCCCCGAGCGGCATCTGGTCTGCTCAGACCTCAAACTGGGCGCGGATGGCCGTATTGCCGCCAACGACATGAATGACGAGATGAACGGGCGCGAAGGCCAGTTTGCACTGGTGAATGCGCAGCGCCAGCCGGTGTTGACGTTTGATGCCGGTGGCCGTGAGCGCTGGCGCATCTGGAACGCCAACAGCGCACGTTACCTGCGGCTGAGCTTGCCGGGAGCACGGTTCACGCTGGTCGGCACCGACGGTGGTCTGTTGGGCAAACCGGTCACCGGCCTGACCGAATTGCAGATGACCGCGGCCGAGCGCATCGAGGTGATTGTGGAGGCTCCTGCGGGCGGTGGTGTGGTGGGCCTGGTGACCGAGCCGGTGGAGCGCGGCAAGATGGGCGAGGTGTCGCCAGAGCACCCCATCACCTTGCTGAATGTGGATTTTTCCGCCGTGAAACCCGAACGCCTGGCCGCCTTGCCCAAGCTGCCAGGCAGCCTGCGCCGCATCCAGCCACTGGGCGCAGCCAAGGCCAAAAAGCGCGTGGTGTTCTCGGAAGAAATGTCGATGGCCGGGGGTGTGCACAGCATGAAGTTTCTGGTCAACGGTCAAAACTTTGACATGCAGCGGGTCGATTTCACCAGCCGCATCCACGAGGTGGAGCTGTGGGAAATTGTGAACCAGTCCGACATGGACCACCCGTTTCACATTCACGGCACGCAGTTCCAGGTGTTAGAGCGTGAGCTGGACGGCCAGGTCACGCCTGAGCCGCTGCTGGCCTGGCGCGACATGGTCAACACCCGCTCTGGCGAGATAGTGCGGGTGAAGCTGGTGCAGCGCCACAAGGGCTTGCGTATGTTTCACTGCCACATTCTGGAACACGAAAACGCCGGGATGATGGGGCAAGTCCAGGTGATTTGA
- a CDS encoding WD40/YVTN/BNR-like repeat-containing protein → MLLRALKLITTVWLTLLVLVACGGGGSPSPAASGLKAIATESTVTISWDMVSGVEYWIFYAPTSVVPASTASMGGWIGLPGGVSMINVTSPYVASGLTNGVSYSFSVNGRTGGGPGGPGTTPVTATPMLAGSTWSLGSATDARELRSAMFGSSYVAAGASGAMYSSTDGATWSAINYTTSSNLNGASYFGTYKLVGDAGLVLVSSDAVTWTAQTSGTTQNLYAVASNSINLTVAVGANGTIITSPDGITWSAAVTSPATSNALYGVTYSSATGTWVAVGAAGTVLRSTDGLNWTAVTSNVVTDLRGVTYGASAFVAVGSSGTVLSSADGSTWTSQVSPLAMDLKAVTYGTQLVAVGAGGNVMTSTDAVTWTASAATGTTSNLNAIVRGTLAYVSIGAAGTNLLAK, encoded by the coding sequence ATGCTTTTACGCGCCCTCAAGTTGATCACGACCGTATGGCTTACGTTGCTGGTATTAGTCGCCTGTGGCGGTGGGGGGTCTCCATCACCCGCGGCATCAGGACTGAAGGCCATAGCCACCGAATCGACCGTCACCATCTCCTGGGATATGGTTTCCGGCGTTGAATACTGGATCTTCTACGCCCCCACCAGCGTGGTTCCCGCCAGCACCGCCAGTATGGGGGGCTGGATTGGCCTGCCGGGTGGGGTTTCCATGATCAACGTCACATCGCCCTATGTGGCATCCGGTCTGACCAACGGTGTCAGTTATTCGTTCTCGGTGAACGGCAGAACGGGTGGCGGGCCAGGTGGGCCTGGCACAACACCTGTCACCGCCACACCCATGCTGGCCGGCTCAACCTGGAGCTTGGGCAGCGCAACCGATGCCAGGGAGTTGCGTAGTGCCATGTTCGGCAGCAGCTATGTGGCGGCGGGGGCCTCCGGTGCCATGTATTCCAGTACGGATGGGGCCACCTGGAGCGCCATCAACTACACCACCAGCAGCAATCTGAACGGGGCCTCCTATTTCGGGACGTACAAGCTGGTGGGGGATGCGGGCCTGGTACTGGTCAGCAGTGATGCCGTGACCTGGACAGCACAAACCTCCGGGACCACACAAAACCTGTATGCCGTTGCCAGCAACTCCATCAACTTGACGGTGGCCGTTGGGGCCAACGGCACCATCATCACCAGCCCGGATGGCATCACCTGGTCTGCCGCAGTCACGAGTCCCGCCACCAGCAATGCCTTGTATGGGGTGACGTACAGCAGCGCTACCGGCACATGGGTCGCCGTGGGTGCGGCTGGCACGGTATTACGGAGTACCGATGGCCTGAATTGGACAGCGGTCACATCCAATGTCGTGACTGACTTGCGCGGTGTCACCTATGGCGCCAGTGCCTTCGTGGCCGTCGGTTCGTCCGGCACGGTCTTGAGCAGCGCGGATGGCAGCACCTGGACATCACAAGTTTCCCCATTGGCCATGGACTTGAAGGCCGTGACCTATGGCACACAGTTGGTGGCTGTTGGCGCAGGCGGAAACGTGATGACCAGTACCGATGCCGTGACCTGGACGGCAAGTGCCGCCACCGGGACCACCAGCAACCTGAATGCGATCGTTCGTGGGACCTTGGCCTATGTATCCATTGGTGCAGCTGGCACCAATTTACTGGCCAAATAA